The segment TTTTGGATCTGTAAGAGTATTGCCATGAGCAATATCAAAATGATTATAATTAATATCATGTAAAAACATATTTATACGGCAAAGATTGTAAGTTGTTAAATTAATTTCTTGCCCATAAAAACCTTGGTGAACATTGTCTTTACCAAGAACTTTAGCAAATTTAAGAAGCAAAGAACCAGAGCCACAAGCAGGGTCATATACTTTATTAACATTCTTTTTGCCAACAATAGTAATTTCAGCTAAAAGTTCACTAACTTCTTGAGGAGTATAAAACTCTCCTCCAGACTTACCAGCACTACTCGCATACATAGTCATTAAAAACTCGTAAGCATCACCAAAAGCATCGATAGTATTATCTGAATAATTTCCAAGACGAAGTTCACTTATAGATTCTAAAAGTTTAACAAGTTGTTTATTTCTTTGCTCAACGGTATTTCCTAATTTATTTGAATTCACATCCAAATCATCAAACAATCCTTTCAAATCATCTTCACTTTCTGTTCCTTTAGCAGAACTTTCAATATTTTTGAAAACAACAGATAAAGTTTCATTGAGATTAGAATCGTTACGAGCATTTTTTGTAACATTCTTAAAAAGTTCACTTGGTAAAACATAAAATCCTTTTTCTTTAACAGTATCAGCTCGACCAAATTCTGCTTCTTTATCAGATAATTTAGAATAATCAAAATCTTTTTTTCCAGCTCGTCTTTCATCATCATTAATATAATTAGTTAAATTTTCGCTAATGAAACGATAAAAAAGCATGCCTAAAACATACTGTTTAAAATCCCAACCATCAACACTACCTCTTAAATTATTTGCAATTTGCCAGATAGTTCGATGCAGTTCTGCTCGTTCTTGTTCTTTTGATGCCATAGTTATACCTTATTTTTGTTCCGTTTTAACTCTTCTTCTGCAAAAATTTCAAATTGCCTAGATATTATAAGACCTTTTTTTTTGCATAATTCTTTGTAAGCATTATACAATTTTTCATCTACTTTTAGAGTAATATTTTTTCTTCCCATAGTTATATAAATATCCCTTTTAAAGACGCGCCTAATAAAATTTCTTTAACATGTTTTTCAGATTCTGGGAAGTTCTCCATTTGAGAAAAACCTGCCATCAGTATAGTTATTATTATACGAAACCTTTACCGCAAAAAGTATATATTTGGAACATTATGCGAAATTAAACACAGTCTTTCAATTAAATTAGAAAATGAATTGAAAGTTAAAATACTCACCTTTGAGGCAGAATGAACCCGTATAGGGCAACGTTACTTAGTGCAGACTAATAAGGCAAAGCCAGGTGTTACACAACACTTATAAAGCATACCTGAGGTCAGGTCAGTACATGATGAAGCCGCCCCAATCAGAACGTTTGTTATGATGATAAGGGGTAACTTCTGATTATTTCCAATAATATGATTCCTGCTTTTTCTTTAGTTCAATAGAATCAATTTCAATGGGCAGGTTGTCTTTAAACATTATTAAAAATGCGCCAATAAGAAGTGCTCCTGCAATCATGTTAATAATGTCCGAGCTGTAAAACACAAGAAAGATGCCAAGCAAAGAAAACTGTTCATTTGTAAGGTCAATGCCTGATGAAGCTAAACTTTGCTGAACTTCAATCCATGACTCTTGGGGACCCTCACGTTCAAACACGCCAATTGCCATGCTCACAAGCAAGAGCAGGACTGCAGTAGATAACAGTTTAGCGCTTTTTCTTTCTGAATTAAGCGCAATAACTAGTGAGAGCATGAATGCTATAATGAATTCAGCAAGCACAATAATGGAAAACACGTTGATGTTCATCGTTTCTTCCCCCGCCCGCGTTTTTTCTTTTGCACACGCAAGCGTGGTTTGAGATGTTGATATCCTGCAAGAAACAAGTGAAAAATAACAATAAGTTCAACAAGCTTGAAACCAAGCGAGTATGAAAATATTTCATTAAACACAAATCCTGCAACAAGAAAGAGTGCTGCACTCACAAGAATACGATACGTTTCAAGACTGATTTTTTTATCCCGCACAAATGAAACTAAAATCATTCCCACCAGCGGCATTGCCACAAGCGCGCTCAGGCTCACTGCTGCATGAAAGATGAGGTTAACCCTTTCCATGTCTAAGCCCTCCTAAAAATCCGTACACAAAACAAAAACCAATCAGGGTGAGAAATACATCGCCAAAGGGGTTTACCTGCTCCATAACGATAAATGCAAGGTCAACAAATTCTGAGAGTGCAAATAACAAAAATCCGCTAAGCAATGCGATAAAATGCACGGCGCCAAGTCGCGCACCTTTTGACATAACACGGTACGTTACGTAAGAAGCAAGCACAAACGTAAGAATAAGCCATGACTTGTTGATGACGCCAAGAGAGTATATCACGCTATTTTCTATTATATTCTCTAATATAATGTTTACGTAGCAAACTATATTAAACAACAATTACTATTCTATACCTATGGATAGTAGGGGAGTAACGCCGATTATTGCAACGGTCTTGCTTCTTATGATGACTGTTGCTGCCGCAGGTGCTGCATATTTGTGGATGACAAGCCTGCAAGGCCTTATCCAAAGCGAAGTTGAAGGCACCGCAACGTTTGTCACTACGCAGTCAGCATTTCAATTTGATGTGCGGTTCAGGCGATGCATTGCTGCAACAGACCTTGACCCAGATGAGCGCAATACTATTGAAGTCACGCTCGAAAACACGGGAACTGCTCCAATTGAAGAAGGTCCTGTGGGCATAACGCTTCGCGATGAAAACGGAAACGACCTCACGTTTAATTCGAATGAAACTATGATGGGCGCGTACTTGGGTTCTGTTGGTCGCTCAACATTTCAAGTTGATACGTTTTTGAATCTTGAATGGTCTGTGTCTGATTGGGACTCGCCAATCACTCTTGAGGAAGACACGGACTACATTCTCTACATTTCACTACCCGGTGGCGTTGTTGGTTCATCGCGTTGCACCGGACGCACAGTTACTTAACTGTTCATACTCACAAAAGAGAGGCATTACTAATACCATGGGATTTTTTGAAAAGCTCCTTGATGACGTTTCACTCGCGCGCAAAGCAAGTGACGTAAAAGGAACAGCAAAAAAAACATTTAATCTGCAACTTAGTGCAAAAAACAAGCGTATGAGCGTTACATTAAAGGACGTGCAAATTTTGCAACTTGTTCCCTTTTGGTTTGATATCGTAAAAAAGCCAAAAAACGTGCGTGTTGAAGGAAAAACGCACAAGCTTATTGTATGGCACATCAAAGAACTCAAGCCACGAGAACAAAAAACTATCACACTCCAACTTCGCTCTGACGCGAAAAAGGAGGGCGAAATCGGCACAGCGCACTCTTCATACATAAAGGTGTTTGGCAAAAACAAAAAACACGTGTATGACGGGTATATTGGCGGTCCAATAAAAATATATTAACGGACAACCACCCCCCGTGCTCTTTTTATGGGCGCGTAGTATGCGTACTTTTTGGTGAATTACTTATGTACGATGCCGAACACGTAATTCGAAGCGTTGTTCTTGAAAGTCTTTCAAAACAACATAGTCCAAGCTCTGTTGACAAACTCATTGACGCGTATGAAAAGCGTTACGGGAAAAAAATACATCACTGGCAAAAACTTAAAACTGACCTTACCCATGTTATGCATTCAGAACTTGAAACAAAAGAAATTCTTAGCAGAAACGTTTTAGACCTTGCCCTCAAAAACGGTCTTGACCACCTTTACGTGAGCTCTGACCCTACGGCAAAAGCGTTTAGAAGCACCGTGCTAAAGCAAAAACAAAAGAATTTCATGAAACGCGTGTACAACACGTTTAGCTAAGTTTTTGCATTTCTTTTTCTGTCTTTTTTTACCTGTTTTTCTAGATTCTTAAGCGCACCCATAAATGTTTTAATCATGTCCCATCCCTCAGCATGCGCCTGATGCTCCCCAAAGGTGCTTGTCATACGAACATCAAAGCGCCCTTTGAAATTGTCCTGTTTTTTTCGAACTTCATTGAGCCGCAAATCAAGCACGGCTATTTCCGGTATGTATGCGCCTACTTTTTCCAAAAACATGCCTGTCTGTTTTTTGATGTAGTCTTCTTCATCACTTTTTAATAAGTCAAAATTCGCTACGCTAATTTTCACCATACTCTTACTCGTGTTTGTTTAGACAAAAGAACTTTTTGTTTTTCTTGCTTATGCTGCAAACACTACCTGCATAACAACAGTGCCACTTTTTGATTTGATGTTTGTTTGGTACCCTTTTTTCTCATAGAGCTCCATAAGTTCAATCACGTCATCCATGCCCAGTGTTCCTATTGGAATCTCGCGAACCCGCATTTTCTGTTCTTGTATCTGCATGTGCATCACCTAATGGTCATTGTGGCAAAAACTATTTATTAATAGGTTGCAACCATTTGTCCAGTAATCATGAATCTGTTTGGAAGCCTTGAAGATAATGAACTTGTGCTCAAAGAGGGAGTTTTAACTTATTCTCACTTACCTGAAACCGTGCTTTTTCGCGAGCAAGAACAAAACGTTATTGCAAGCGCAATCAAGCCGCTTCTTAGCGGAAGAAAGCCGGATAACCTTTTTGTGTATGGCAAGCCTGGTCTTGGAAAAACATTGTGCACTAAGACAGTCTTGCAGCAACTGCAAAACTATTCAAGTGATGTGCTTCCAATCTATATTAATTGCTGGGATGCTAACCGCGAATATCAGGTGTTCACTGAAATTGCAAAACAAACCGGGTACTTCTTTTTTCAGGGAAAAAGCGCTGAAGATGTATTTGATGAGATTGTGAAGCGCGCTGAAAAATCAAAAGGAGTGTGTTTTGTGTTTGATGAAATTGACAAAGTGCGCGATCTTGGTTTTCTCTATAAAATCCTCCAGCATCTTGAAGATAAAGCATCAGTGGTGCTTATTACCAACGACAAGGATTTTTTGATGAACCTTGAAGCGCGCATTCTCTCACGCCTCACTCCAAATGAGCTTAAATTCAGAGCCTATAGTCTTGAAGAGATTAAAGAAATTCTTGGCGAGCGCGTGAGGCTCGCATTTAAGCCGGGCGCGGTTTCGCACATCATGCTTAATAAAATTGCATACCACACGCACCGCAGCGAGGACATTCGCGTTGGTTTATTTCTGCTTTTAAATGCGGCAAAAAATGCAGAGCAGTCGGGTCATGAAAAAATTTCAAATGAGGACTTGGATGCAGCACTCAGCAAACTTGCCCAGTTTAAAATAAAAACAAGCCTAAGCAAATTAAGCACTGATGAGCAATTACTCATTGACCTTGTCTCAAAATTTCCCGGACTTATTTCAGGAGAACTTTTCCAAAAATATAGTGATGCAGGCGGCACGCTTACAATGCGAAGCTATCGGCGAATGCTTATGCGACTCTCGCGTCTTGAATTACTGAGTCTTGAAAACACGTCAAAAGGTTTTCGCGGGCAATCAAGAAAAATCCTGCTTGGAAAAAAACTCAAATACACGCGTATTGATGCCGACTAATAGCGCTTTTTCTTGAACACGGGTTTAAATTCTTCTACGCTTTTGTCTTCTTCTGCTTCTCTTTTGCCATATGCTTTTTCAACAATGCGAAATGTTGTGAGTGCAAGAGCAAAGTGCACAAAAAAGAATGCAAGCGCAGGAATCCTGCTGTAGCCGCGCTCACGCATGCCCGCATACCCGCGCCGCACTATGAAAACAAAGAGCGCGATAAGACCAAAAAGCGCAATCCCCATACCCACGCGCACAATAAAGGGGTAGCGCGAGAATAAGAAGAGGTTGATGTCAATGCCAAGCACGCGTCTTCCTGCACCTACTGGAACGCGAATAGCATAGCTGTTTCCTTCTTCAATAAAGCGCACAAACTCAAAGCCAGAAACGCGCAGCGTGTACTCACCTTTGATAAGCAAAAATGACGCTGAGCCTGATTCATTTGTGTGCGCTTCATCAAACAATACCGCATTATGGTAGACACGTACGCGCTCACTAACAAGGGTGTTTCCTTGTGCATCAATAAAACTAAAGGTGGTATTTTCAATGGCAAACGCGCCACTTGCTAGCATAAGGAGTGCGACAAAAAAGATTAGTGTGCGCATACTACTTTTATGTGAAGTAATGTAATTTATACGTATCTGCTTTGCTCATTTGACCGGTTATGTTTGTTGAGTATATACCCCTTTTCAAACCTTTTTTGCCCCTAGTTCCTTTTTTGTGCAGATATTTCTTGTGACCAGTCTTTCTGGCACGCGTGTTCTTTGCTAAAGTAAACCTTTTAAACCACTTAATTGTACTAACCTACTACTGCACCTGTCGTCTAGTGGCAGGATAAGGGCCTTCCAAGCCTTTGACCGGGGTTCGAGTCCCCGCAGGTGCACTTTTTAATGGCTAACAGTAACCTTTTTAAAATGCTTCTCTCTTCTCAATAGAGAATAATGGTAGTAGACGAGAACATCCGCCAGATTGTACGCGTAAAAGGAACTGACCTTAATGGT is part of the archaeon CG10_big_fil_rev_8_21_14_0_10_43_11 genome and harbors:
- a CDS encoding type I restriction-modification system subunit M, with protein sequence MASKEQERAELHRTIWQIANNLRGSVDGWDFKQYVLGMLFYRFISENLTNYINDDERRAGKKDFDYSKLSDKEAEFGRADTVKEKGFYVLPSELFKNVTKNARNDSNLNETLSVVFKNIESSAKGTESEDDLKGLFDDLDVNSNKLGNTVEQRNKQLVKLLESISELRLGNYSDNTIDAFGDAYEFLMTMYASSAGKSGGEFYTPQEVSELLAEITIVGKKNVNKVYDPACGSGSLLLKFAKVLGKDNVHQGFYGQEINLTTYNLCRINMFLHDINYNHFDIAHGNTLTDPKHWDDEPFDAIVSNPPYSIRWEGDANPLLINDPRFSPAGVLAPKSKADLAFTMHMLSWLSTSGTAAIVEFPGVLYRGGAEQKIRKYLIDNNYVDCVIQLPPDLFFGTTIATCIIVLKKSKSDNKTLFIDASAEFVRGGNKNKLSDTNIKNILDAFKGRKDIEHFAKLVDNETIAENDYNIAVSSYVEQEDTREVVNIIELNKEISEIVKRQNELRNAIDKIVDEIESGN